In Spirochaetaceae bacterium, the DNA window GCCAAGTGTCACCATGGACAGCCAGCTACCCGGTGTCAACCTGCCGCCGTCAGTCGTCGCGGGCACTCAGGGCGTGCCAACTCCGCGGCGGCGGGACGTGGAGCCCCCGTAGGGGCCGGCGGTGCCGCGCAGGCGCGGGTCGAGCAGGTCGCGGACCGCGTCGCCCACCATGTTGAGGCAGTACACCGTCACCGTCAGGAACAGACCGGGCCACAGCGCCAGGCGCGGCGCCAGCTCCATGTACCGCCGCCCTTCGCGGCTCAGCATGCCGCCCCAGCTCGGCACGTTCACCGGCAGGCCGAAACCGAGGAAGCTCAAGCTGGCCTCGGCGATGATCACGCTGCCGACGTTGATACTGAAGATCACGATCAGCGGCGCGGCGATGTTGGGCAGCACGTGGCGCACCAGGATCCGGCGCCGGCGCGCGCCGGCCGCCTCCGCGGCTTGGAAGTAGGCGTTCTCCTTGACGCCGATCACCGCGCCGCGCACCACCCGCGACGCCGGAATGCCGCCGGTGACGCCCAGCACCACGATCACCGTGACGATGCTGCGATCGACGAACGACATGATGGTGAGCAGCAGCAGCAATCCCGGGAACGACATCCAGGCATCGACGAAGCGCTGGGTGTAGATGTCGACCCGGCCGCCGATGAAGCCGGTGGTGCCGCCCACCAGCAGCGCCACGATGGTGTTCAGCAGGGTCGCCATCAGCCCCACCAGCAGCGACACCTGGGCGCCCTTCAGGATCCGCGCCAGCACGTCGCGGCCGGCGTGATCGGTGCCGAGCGGGTGCTCGGCGGAGGGCGCCTGCAAGCGGTCCTGCACGCGGCCGATGTCGTACTCGTGCGGCGTCAACTGCTCGGCAAAGACGGCGACGAAGATCAGCCCCAACAGGACCACGCCGGCCGCGGCGCCCAGCGGCTGCTGGCGCAGCAATCGACCGAAGAAGTCAGTCAAGGGGCGGCGCCGGCCGCCGCCCGGGTCACGCGCCGCCTCACCCACCGGACTGCCGCCCGCGTCGACCGAAAGCGGCGCATTCGACGCATTCGACTCACTCATAGCGGATCCTCGGATCCAGGTAGGCGTACGCCAGGTCGGTGGCGAGGTTGATCAGCACCACCACCGAGGCGAAGAACAGGTTCACGCCGGACACCACCGGGTAGTCGCGCAGGTTGAGCGCGCTCAGCATCAGGCGTCCGAGCCCGGGCAGGTTGAAAATGGTCTCGATGATCACCGAGCCACCGGCGATGATCGGCAGTTGCAGGCCGATCAGCGTGACCACCGGGATGAGGGCGTTCTTGACGACGTGCCGGAGCACCACCCTGCGCTCCTGCAGGCCCTTGGCCCAAGCCGTCCTTACATAGTCCTGGCGCAGCACCTCCAGCATCATGGTGCGGGTCATGCGCATCGTGCTGGCCGCCAGGTAGGTCCCCAGGATCAGGGCGGGAAACAGGAACATGGTGAGGTTCGCCAGCGGGTCGACGGCGAAGCGGACGTGCGTCAGCGGCGGCGTCCACCCCCACCAGATGGCCGGATAGATGATGACCAGCAGCGCGAGCCAGAAGTTCGGGGTCGACAGGCCGACGATCGCCGCCGAGCGGCCAGCGTAGTCGGCCACCGTGTACTGCCGAATCGCCGAATAGATACCGATCGGCACCGCGATGATCAAACCGGTCAGGATCGCCAGCAGCCCCAGCTCCAGGGTCACGCCTATCCTGGAGGCCATCATCGCCTCCACGGTGTAGCCGCTCGAGCCGCCGTATAGCGAGCTGCCGAGGGTGCCACGCACGACGATGTTCCCGATCCACCGCCCGTACTGCACGGGAACGGGGACGTCGAGCCCGAGCCGCTTTTTCGCGGCAGCAATGTCGATCGCGCCGCCGCCTTCGTAGCCCATCCGGGCGACCATCACCTCAATGACGCTGCCGGGAATGAAGCGCACCGACAGAAACACCAGGATGGTGACGATCAAGATAGTGGGGATGACCAGCAGCACCCGCCTGATCAAATACGCCCGCACGTCAGCTCACCTCCACACTCCGTTGCGCAAGAAAACGGGGTGGCAGGTCGTCCCCGCCACCCCGCGTTGGTTCGACCCTCTGCCGGCCGGGGTCAGAAGCCCATTTTCGCCTTCAGGTCCTGGTCGATCCAGACCCGCACCAGAATCTCGTTGTTGCTCATATCCGTGAGGAACGTCTCGCCGTTCCAGCCCTTGACCCAGGGGTTGGCCAGCTGGAACGCCGGCGCCTTGTGGCCGTAGACCTGGAAGTGCTGGCGCATGATGTAATCGTCGAACTCTCGCATGATCGGGATCCGCGCTTCTTGGCTGGTCGCAGCCTGGAACGCCTCGTAGAGCCGACTCATGGTCGCGTCCTTGAGCCCGCCGGTGTATTCACCCGCCTGGTTCGCCTGCCCTTCGCCCTGGTAGTTGTGGACGTAGCCGTAGTAGCTCATGATGTGCGCGGGACTCAGATCCCAGCCGGAGTCGCCGGTCGTCATCTCGTAGAGCCCGCGGGCGCGGCGATCGACCCAGGCGCCGGTGTCCATCACCGTGATCTCCACCTCCACGCCGATCGCCTTCCAGTAGCCGGCCACGATCTCGACCCATCCGAGGTCGATCACGTCGCGGTGGTCGTAGGTGACCTTGAACCGCACCCCGTCCGCGCCGCGCGGGTAGCCGGCCTCGTCGAGCAAGCGCTCGGCCTCCTGCGGATGGTAGGAGTACTCAGCCTGCAGATCCGCGGACCGCTCCGCGAACGGAGTGTGCATCTCGCCGAGCGCGGCGCCGACCCAGCCCTGCACCGTCGGGTAGGCATACCCGCCGTAGTAGCTCTCGTTGATGGCATCGCGGTCGATCGCCATGTTCATCGCCTTGCGCACGCGGATGTCGTCGAACGGCGGCCGGCGGATGTTCAGGCCGGACACCTGCAGTGCGCGACTGTAGAACGGGACTGCCTGCATGTCGGGGTTGGTCTTCAGGATGGCATCCACCGCTTCGACGGTGGCCAGCGCGATGCCGCCGCCGACAGTAAGCATGTCTACCTGGCCGGTGCGCAGCGCGGCAGTGTAGGTCGCCTCTTCCTTCATATGGAGAGCCACCAGCTCATCGACGTAGGGCAGCCGGTTGTCCGGGTACTTCTCGTCGAAGCCCCAGTAGTCGGGATTGCGCACCCACTGCTTGCGTACCTCGGGTTGGAAGTCAGCCAGCATGAACGGCCCGGTGCCGACCACGTTCCGCCAATCGGAGTAGTTGCCGTGCTGCTCGATGACCTCCGGTGGCAGGATCCAGACGCCGACCTCGGTGAGCACCTGGTTCTGCAAGTCCAGACGCGGCTCGGTCAGCTTGAACTCGACCGTGTACCGGTCGGTGGCCTCGATGGATTCCCACGGAAAGTTGCGCAGGGCGTAGGTATACTCCGGCTTCCAGTCGAGGAGGCCACCGATGCGGCGGTAGGTCCAGGCGACGTCTTCGGCGGTCAGCTCGCGTCCGTTCATCGGCGGCTTGTCGTGCCAGTGAACGCCCTGCCGGACCTTGACGATGAGCGTCTGCAGGTCGGGATTCGACCAGCTCTCTGCCAGCCACCCGGTGAGGTGCTGGGGCGGCGTGTACCAAAAGGTCAAGGGGTACTCGTCCCGCGGCGTGGCCCAGTTGACGTATGCCAGCTTCTCGTTCACCCCCATGATCTGAAAGCCGGCCCAGTGTCCGCCGATCGACGGATCCTGGTCCAGGAGCTCGTTCTTGGATGCGATGGTGAGGGTGCCGCCGTACTCGGGTGCGGTCACCATCTTGCCGGTGGACGGGTCCATCACCATCTCCTTCTCCATCGCCGCGGCCGGCTCCTCTTCCCCGGCCGGGCTCGCCGAGACGCCAGTGGCGACCAGGGCGAGGACCAACGCAACCGCGAAGGTCTTTGTAGTCATTACAATGTTCATACGTAACTCCGTATGTTGGGTTTTGAGAGTATTTTGTAGCGAATCGCCACTCCCTAAGCACTCTCGCACCCGCAACGCGGGCGGCTGCGCAGCGACGGCAATCTCGGATCGTCCAGCGCGCGGCACGTCACTCATGGGCTCATGGGCTCAGGCCGCGCGCGTTGCGTGGTTGCTCGAGTACCAGCGTGCACCTCCTTTCTGCTTTTTTCGGGGCCACAGGCCACAGGGTGGCCAGCCAGATACCTGACGGCGTTGCGTTGCGACGGTGAGTTGGGGACCGGGGATCCAGGACGGTTGCGCTGGTCAGTGAACGAACGTGGACTGAGCCGACGTACACGGAGCCGGCCGCTACCCCCAGCGCTGAAGCCGAAGGCGCCCGCAGGGCGACCAGCCCGAGCAGTTAGCGATCTACGGGACATGAAGAGCCGGAGGGGGGGGTAGACAGGCGTATCACCGGCCGCTTCGACGGTAGGAGCTTGTCGGCTTCGCCGACGAGGTCCGAGCGTATCGGTGGGATGGGCCACCCGCTTCGCGGCCCTGCGGGGCGGCGCCTCGGGCGTCGGTTTCGGGGCGGTGACCAGTGGCTGCGCGGGTACGTGTCGTCATGCATCATGCGCATCGGTCGCAATCCCAAGGCGGTCACCATAGCCCACTCTGCAACAGCCGTCAAACACCCGATCCTGCGAATCGCAGGCGACCGCCGGAATCCATCCCCACCTCCAGCCGTCGGGAACTGCCCCCAACCCTCCGCCACCTCGTAGCGATAGGTCATGGAGCTGTTCTCGACCCATTCGGTCAGCATATAGGGCCCGGCACCGACCATGTTGTCGCAGTCCGTCAGGTCATGGCACACGCACGGGCAAGGCGGTCAAGCACCTTTTTCCAAGCACGGTCAAGGTGAGGGGTCCGGTGCGGGTTCATCTCTCCGGCGCCAACAGCAGTTGCACGAAGTGCTCCTCGTCCCGGCACTCCAGCGCCGCAGCCACCAAGTGCTCCGAGACTTGCTCCAGCTCTGCCAACCGCACCGACAGGGAAGCCGACACGGCAACGCCGCGGGACTTGAGCACCTGGAGCGCACTCGCACGCTGCGCGTCCGCCCGACCCTCGGCGTGACCCGCGGCCCATCCCGCGGTGTGACTCTCGCGGCGCTGGCGCCGCAAGAACGGATCGCTATCCGGGCCGGTACCCTCCGCCGCGCCCAATCTACGTCCCACTCGGTTCAGCACGCCGGCGGTTTCCTCCGACAACTCCGGTTCGTTCAACGCCCGGTGAATCTCCGCCGCCGTCCACCCCGGAAAGGCGCGGCTCGCCGGCGCCGGGCGCAGCCCCGCCCGCTCTCGCGCGTAGATCGTCAGGCCGGGACCGAGCGCCGCCGGCCGGCTCGGCGCAGGCTCCTCCGGTACCTCCACCCACACCTCCCCAAAGCCCCATGCCTCGTAGCGTCCGAGCTTGCCGCGGCGTACGTCCGTGGTGTGGTCCACCTCCAGCACCACCTCCGGCAGCGCGTCCGTGCCCACCTCGATAACGTTGCCCCGGGGTATGGTCTGCGCCGGATGCAGGAACAGGATCTGGTCGGCCTGCATGATCCGCTGTCGCTCGCCGCGGGCATTGCGTACCAGGAGGTCCGTGTGCCCCACCGCCTCGATCGGCGCGCCACGCGCCGCCGCAATCCGGTCGGCCAGTCGGGCGAGACGGTGGGCCGGGCGTTCGTGGTAGTAGCTGACCGGTTCGCACACCATCGCAACTTCGGTGTCGGCGCTCCAGTATTCGAAACGCTGCTCGCAAT includes these proteins:
- a CDS encoding ABC transporter permease; amino-acid sequence: MSESNASNAPLSVDAGGSPVGEAARDPGGGRRRPLTDFFGRLLRQQPLGAAAGVVLLGLIFVAVFAEQLTPHEYDIGRVQDRLQAPSAEHPLGTDHAGRDVLARILKGAQVSLLVGLMATLLNTIVALLVGGTTGFIGGRVDIYTQRFVDAWMSFPGLLLLLTIMSFVDRSIVTVIVVLGVTGGIPASRVVRGAVIGVKENAYFQAAEAAGARRRRILVRHVLPNIAAPLIVIFSINVGSVIIAEASLSFLGFGLPVNVPSWGGMLSREGRRYMELAPRLALWPGLFLTVTVYCLNMVGDAVRDLLDPRLRGTAGPYGGSTSRRRGVGTP
- a CDS encoding ABC transporter permease; its protein translation is MRAYLIRRVLLVIPTILIVTILVFLSVRFIPGSVIEVMVARMGYEGGGAIDIAAAKKRLGLDVPVPVQYGRWIGNIVVRGTLGSSLYGGSSGYTVEAMMASRIGVTLELGLLAILTGLIIAVPIGIYSAIRQYTVADYAGRSAAIVGLSTPNFWLALLVIIYPAIWWGWTPPLTHVRFAVDPLANLTMFLFPALILGTYLAASTMRMTRTMMLEVLRQDYVRTAWAKGLQERRVVLRHVVKNALIPVVTLIGLQLPIIAGGSVIIETIFNLPGLGRLMLSALNLRDYPVVSGVNLFFASVVVLINLATDLAYAYLDPRIRYE
- a CDS encoding ABC transporter substrate-binding protein, which gives rise to MTTKTFAVALVLALVATGVSASPAGEEEPAAAMEKEMVMDPSTGKMVTAPEYGGTLTIASKNELLDQDPSIGGHWAGFQIMGVNEKLAYVNWATPRDEYPLTFWYTPPQHLTGWLAESWSNPDLQTLIVKVRQGVHWHDKPPMNGRELTAEDVAWTYRRIGGLLDWKPEYTYALRNFPWESIEATDRYTVEFKLTEPRLDLQNQVLTEVGVWILPPEVIEQHGNYSDWRNVVGTGPFMLADFQPEVRKQWVRNPDYWGFDEKYPDNRLPYVDELVALHMKEEATYTAALRTGQVDMLTVGGGIALATVEAVDAILKTNPDMQAVPFYSRALQVSGLNIRRPPFDDIRVRKAMNMAIDRDAINESYYGGYAYPTVQGWVGAALGEMHTPFAERSADLQAEYSYHPQEAERLLDEAGYPRGADGVRFKVTYDHRDVIDLGWVEIVAGYWKAIGVEVEITVMDTGAWVDRRARGLYEMTTGDSGWDLSPAHIMSYYGYVHNYQGEGQANQAGEYTGGLKDATMSRLYEAFQAATSQEARIPIMREFDDYIMRQHFQVYGHKAPAFQLANPWVKGWNGETFLTDMSNNEILVRVWIDQDLKAKMGF